A single region of the Plasmodium malariae genome assembly, chromosome: 7 genome encodes:
- the PmUG01_07020400 gene encoding transporter, putative — MKYSLKENLSEYTSEIDHGIRKTINDGKVDTNKFKKKEMNKEKKGYLYNYKYLPHNDIIKENEEDAVSNPFFFDEKNKISKTNVINNITGNHITRKNDHKCNEEMNQGIGDNIYKEEDNSYRCSNGDSYESSNDNDHNSGNGYGDRDDLGDKEKKPLKEFNIFIDKKNAVNSIISSTFAGIMSRTITAPLDRVKYIMQVTNNLPIAEIFEIIKKDGVVCGFFRGNCVNIVKIIPELSIKMYSYEFMKMNVYNYYNKNNNCMTDDQNMNIPFFIRFLIGSSSGVIAALFIYPLEIVKTRLIVSNKNNKDNGIIKCFYNIYKNEKWRNFYNGLSMHIYGVIFFSGCNMSIYDYLKYLFFSLYRDYIHSNYCVNCGHAENKNIPACTNIADDGVPQRRNANDSIAHPYNSKDGNSQSSYDTRKDGRLIYDPLKSVKRFINFKKNYTNTNNLGQSSNEQNENKNNMNMSSCSYCNYRIKNVNCLSFLFFGITSSFIAQIVSYPFLVLRTRMQTLNNEIATNYLNSEGTRIKSCSFIMYNIKVYGFKSLYRGIYVNLLKTIPATSITWFAYEYSMRKLQS, encoded by the exons atgaagtaTTCTTTAAAGGAAAACTTAAGTGAATATACAAGCGAAATTGATCATGGTATTAGGAAAACTATAAATGATGGAAAAGTAGATACgaacaaatttaaaaaaaaagaaatgaataaagagaaaaagggctacttatataattataagtaCCTACCCcataatgatataataaaagagaaTGAAGAGGACGCCGTTAGtaacccttttttttttgatgaaaaaaataaaataagtaaaacaaatgtaattaataatattacggGGAACCATATAACTAGAAAAAATGATCATAAATGCAATGAAGAAATGAATCAAGGAATAGGAGACAACATTTATAAGGAGGAGGACAACAGCTATCGCTGTAGCAATGGCGATAGCTATGAAAGTAGCAATGACAACGACCATAACAGTGGCAATGGCTATGGAGATCGAGACGACCTCGgtgataaggaaaaaaagccTCTAAAAGAATTCAACATTTTTATAGATAAGAAAAATGCTGTAAATAGTATTATAAGCTCCACCTTTGCTGGTATCATGTCAAGAACTATAACCGCTCCATTAGATagagtaaaatatattatgcaaGTAACAAACAATTTGCCAATAGCtgaaatatttgaaattattaaaaaagatggAGTAGTATGTGGATTCTTTCGAGGAAATTGTGTTAACATTGTTAAGATAATTCCAGAGTTATCTATCAAAATGTATTCATATGAGTTTATGAAGATGaatgtttataattattacaataaaaataataattgtatgACTGATGatcaaaatatgaatatacctttttttattcgttTCTTAATAGGGAGTTCAAGTGGTGTTATAGctgctttatttatttacccACTTGAAATTGTGAAGACAAGATTAATTgtatcaaataaaaataataaggataacggaattattaaatgcttttataatatttataaaaatgaaaaatggagAAATTTTTACAATGGTTTGtctatgcatatatatggtGTTATATTCTTCTCAGGATGTAATATGAgtatatatgattatttaaagtatctttttttctctttgtaCAGAGATTATATTCATTCTAATTATTGCGTCAACTGTGGTCATGCAGAAAATAAGAACATCCCTGCTTGTACGAATATAGCAGATGATGGTGTTCCACAAAGGAGAAACGCAAATGATAGTATTGCACACCCGTATAATTCAAAGGATGGCAATTCCCAATCCTCATATGACACCAGAAAAGACGGTCGTCTCATATATGATCCACTAAAAAGTGTAAAAcgttttataaattttaaaaaaaattacacaaatacaaataatttggGACAAAGTTctaatgaacaaaatgaaaataaaaataatatgaatatgtcATCATGTTCTTATTGTAATTATCGTATAAAGAATGTTAACtgtttatcctttttattttttggaatAACAAGTTCTTTCATAGCTCAAATTGTTAGTTACCCGTTTCTTGTTTTAAGGACTCGAATGCAAACTCTCAATAATGAAATTGCTACTAATTACCTGAACAGTGAGGGGACCCGTATTAAATCCTGTAGTTTTATTATGTACAACATTAAGGTTTATGGCTTTAAATCGCTCTATAGAG GTATTTACGTAAACTTACTAAAGACTATACCTGCCACGTCCATTACATGGTTCGCGTACGAATATTCGATGAGGAAATTACAATCGTGA
- the PmUG01_07020500 gene encoding conserved Plasmodium protein, unknown function yields MIKISPYVPYIYKCTKVKSLNNFYYHIKKKDYIDLINFSKGLYLLLCNNFIKNDDLLITFAKKIFRDISEIRFVETNKRDLCLLMLLYIKCKKGCKTFVLEQSTIKYISCIVEENIDNFDEDDLSTVLSFLKCTVNCKLYSGGKSLEKNNVNEKILRQIIERSTNYLDNFKQTKNLCILYSYLCRENISVKLHNKFLKRIFNDLDKCEDTDVTNIIFNFYYINSFFFKNFLNKICEFFANKEKKREIRIENSKKKILLCCKLKGKNAGHVTTDKAYKEDKLGYEQKSEKYGNTVVCYSEKEEYNNNSDTCLNSFLNCSSYFLHNKNSSNLEENNKCFRSISYGNLFNIYNCNVYVYSFINNYNSIFLNRKIAKLRDRCNFIDNIWKNCRLVYTFYSNFQLHMSREVDCNIRVDSIESIIKNKDSININKMKLYNCNFFCSDNIKVLIYIYANGINYYRHYFNQCREFLNNYIVYMLQEDGKKGGGKTAVKREKVKEEEEQEEKEKEEQEEQQQEQQQQQQQQQQQKQQQQQQQQQQQQQQQQQQQQQQQQQQQQQQQQQQQQQQQQQQQQQTELINNEHVYIMLNVLNQMNVRNKTIFNLINDNFKRNKKNYSLKTTILLLQYSFCYKCNDTFYLRLYKHINEIINEQTFYTNTTLPNNYGILFFPPFLLNEGIHKIYIKTFLKCVKCYCKKSVNIQTYKLNEELLFFSLCYNILLYKENKKVFLKYFKLKDLRIIYELFHKFEKITKKNSLDLNNTKTKKLNVCYFFFFLQKNNIKKLEKYIEIALVQKENMYINFLNFFKIHTNYSYVYIDYDNYYYIPSIAPSVIMHT; encoded by the exons ATGATTAAAATTTCTCCGTATGttccatacatatataaatgtacaaaagtaaaaagtTTGAATAACTTCTATTAccatataaagaaaaaagattatattgatttaattaatttttccaaaGGACTGTATCTTCTCTTGtgtaataatttcattaaaaatg ATGACTTGTTAATAacttttgcaaaaaaaatattcagaGACATTTCCGAGATAAGATTCGTTGAAACGAACAAAAGAGATCTATGTCTTTTAATGCTGTTGTACATAAAGTGCAAAAAAGGATGTAAAACATTTGTTCTTGAACAAAGCACAATTAAATACATAAGTTGTATTGTTGAAGAAAACATAGACAATTTTGATGAAGACGACCTTTCTACCGTTTtgagttttttaaaatgcacAGTTAATTGTAAATTATACTCAGGAGGAAAAagtttagaaaaaaataatgtaaatgaaaaaatattaagacaGATAATTGAGCGAAGTACAAATTATTTGGACAATTTTAAACAAACCAAAAATCTATGCATCCTGTATAGCTATTTATGTAGAGAGAATATAAGTGttaaattacataataaatttcttaaaCGAATTTTTAACGATTTGGACAAATGCGAAGATACGGACgtaacaaatattatttttaatttctattacataaatagttttttttttaagaattttttaaataaaatatgtgaattttttgcaaataaagagaaaaaacgAGAAATAAGAATTGAAaactccaaaaaaaaaatattattatgttgtaaattaaaagggaaaaatgcTGGTCATGTAACTACGGATAAAGCATATAAAGAAGACAAACTGGGGTATGAACAGAAAAGCGAAAAATATGGGAATACAGTAGTTTGCTACAGTGAGAAAGAGgaatataacaataacagtGATACTTGTTTGAATTCCTTTCTTAATTGTAGCTCttattttttgcataataaaaatagctcTAATTTGGAGGAGAACAATAAATGTTTCAGGAGCATAAGCTATggtaatttatttaacatttaCAACTGTAACGTGTACGTGTACAGCTTTATTAACAAttataattcaatttttttaaatagaaaaatagcTAAATTAAGAGATCGATGTAATTTCATTGATAATATTTGGAAAAATTGCAGACTCGTGTATACATTTTACTCCAATTTTCAACTCCATATGAGTAGAGAAGTAGATTGTAACATACGTGTAGACAGTATTGAAAgcatcataaaaaataaggattctattaacataaataagATGAAGTTATATaactgtaattttttttgctctgataatataaaagtgctcatatatatatacgcgaATGGCATAAATTATTACAGACACTATTTTAATCAGTGCAGAgaatttttgaataattacATAGTCTACATGCTACAAGAAGATGGCAAAAAGGGGGGGGGAAAAACGGCggtaaaaagagaaaaagtaaaagaagaagaagaacaagaagaaaaagaaaaagaagaacaaGAAGAACAACAGCAAGAACAACAGCAGCAGCagcaacaacaacaacagcAGAAGCAACAACAGCAGCagcaacaacaacaacaacaacaacagcagcagcaacaacaacaacagcagcaacaacaacaacagcAACAACAACAGCAGCAACAACAGCAGCAACAACAGCAACAACAACAGCAGCAACAAACGGAACTAATAAATAACGAACATGTGTACATCATGCTGAACGTTTTAAACCAAATGAACgtaagaaataaaacaatttttaacttaattaatgataattttaaaagaaacaaaaaaaattattctttgaAGACAACTATACTGTTGTTACAGTACTCCTTTTGCTACAAATGCAATGATACATTTTATCTTCGACTTTACAAACACATAAACGAAATAATAAACGAACAGACATTTTATACGAACACTACTTTACCGAATAATTATGGaatactattttttcctccttttcTTCTGAATGAGggaatacataaaatatatataaaaacatttttaaaatgtgtcAAATGTTATTGCaaaaaaagtgtaaatatacaaacatacaaattaaatgaagagctattattttttagtttatgTTATAACATTTTACTGTATAAGGAGAATAAAAaggtatttttaaaatattttaaattaaaagatttaagaataatttatgaaCTTTTTCacaaatttgaaaaaataacaaaaaaaaattcattagatttaaataacacaaaaacaaaaaagttaaatgtttgttatttttttttttttcttcaaaagaataatattaagaaattggaaaaatatattgaaatagcCTTAGTCCAAAAAGagaatatgtacataaattttcttaatttttttaaaatacacaCAAATTATTCCTATGTGTATATAGACTATgataactattattatattccaTCTATCGCCCCATCCGTAATAATGCacacttaa